CTCTCTCATCGCGAACCGCTACTTCTTTTGTCTTAGATCTACAATTCTTAAGGCCAATCCTAATATTTGTTGTTCTTTGCAGGTATTGGCCTTCATCACCGAGCCCACCAGCATCTCTCCACCACTAACTTTCTCAGCCTCATTTAGGAAAAAATTGAGTGGCCTCCAGGTACAAAATTTTAGTGCGaaggtttgatttttgttggattgttcatttggttttggtaatataatatttggGTTTATATTACTATTTGgattgtttggttttgttcacttttttggttttgttcacttaatatatatatttttataatatacatTAAATAGTGTGTTTAAGGCTCTTCATGTGCTTATGAATGCCTTTTTtctatgatatatatatatatatataatttatattcccTCAAAATTTTCTGAGTGGATATGCCTTCAAGGATTAATTTTAACTTTCATCAGATTCCTTCATATTACAGGTTTTGATACTGGTTTTGTGCTGATTACATGTGTTGATTTTGGTAAGCTTTCATCTTTCAAAAGCTGTCCCTTTAATAGGGGTGAGTTTCGGATTTTTCCTTCAACTTCTTTTGCATTTTGTGTGTTAATTTTgacatatatttttgttgggtATCTTGTCTTGGTTATGAATAATTTCAGTTTAGGCCAGAAAACTTGAGTAAGGTTTTTCAGTGCAAACAGATATAAGATCATAATAGTCTTCTTGTACATActtattttcaattgttttatgaaaatttcatgTCTGGCTACAAAGCAATTTGCATTTTGTCTTCTAATTTTTGCCAATATTGTAGCTATGCAATTTTGTCTTCTAACGAAATAATTTGCATCATGTATGATTGTGATTATTGTTTGGcttaggaagaagaaaatagaaggAAAGGGCGCATTAAGGGTCCTCCCGTTGGACAGATATTGATTTCCTGTACGTCTCTGCATTAAACTTGCTGTATTATGATAATATAAgtactataatttttttccctgATATGTTGTATATTACTCTCTAAACTACCGTATCTTTGATTGAGCCTTGAGGGGATTGATTGTTAAAGATCTTTGTTCTCTGTTCTGTTATGTATTTTCTCTAATTTAACTTCCTCTCTTACTATAGTTCATCTCAAActtagagaaagagaagaacaTAGTTTAGTTGGTTGGATTGAGTTAATGGCTAATCATAGGTTTCTAGTTTTGCAAACTTTCTATTCCTAAATTTGCAATTTCTTCACTATTAAAATTgtcttgtttgatttttttttgttcagaaCTTCTGTGCGACCTTAAGATGGATAGTATGGGTGCTTCTTGGAATGATAGGTGCACATTGGTTAGATAATATTCCGCAATTGGACAAAGGGTTTGAAACACAACTAATCAGGTTTCTTGATAATGCTttacaaggattttaaattgtaattatACTATGCATAGTTCAATTTCCCTTCATATGGATAAATGTAAGTTGACAATGAATCTTTCTATGGAGttattttttgaatgaaaACTCTTTATTATGGGTTacattatgatttttattttatcaaaggTTATATTATGAttgggaaggaagaaaatagtCACACTTAACTAAAGCTTGAATTTATGGATCAACTCTATTGTTATAAGGTgattatgaaaataattttttttatttataaatatttattatcacaacgtgcaaagactgttgttaaaattgaaacaaCAACATGTCTATGAACGTTGTCAATAAGACATACAACAACATGCCGAACACGTTGTTGTCCATTGATTCTACAATGTGTGCACGTTGCCGTTAATGGCATGGACAACGAGCACTTAAATCAACGACCACATGCAAAGCGTGTTGTCGAAGGGCCTTGACCTTTTAACGACATCGGCTTCCACAACATGCGCCGTGTGTTGTCAATACCCTTCAACAACGCCCAATGAGCGCTGTGAAAGGACTCTTTTCTTGTAGTGTTTGTATCATCTGCGGAAACAAATGGTGCCCATAACAGCCTGTATTAGGTATTGAGGTGATGACTGATGAGGTCCATAAACCTTTTTCAACTCTATACTTTCAACCATGGCGTTTCAATTCACTACCAACTTTTGTTTGCACACAAAATCCATGATCAGAACATGAACATCAAATGTTAATGCAACAGACAAGTAACCATGACTAATCAGCCCGAAGGTGTCATGGACATGCCCTTCTTGTTCATGGAAAAATTTAATGCACAGATGAAACGATCATGGACAAGAAGACCTGGAACTCCCCTTCCCCAACCCTCTGGCTATAAATCTTCTTGTATCCTTGGTGACACCCTCCTCAGAGAAAAGCCCAACTAGTAAAATCCTCCAAGTTCCAACTCTTATTAAAAGTTCAAATGCttcatcaaatcaaatttcatttgttcACCTCCATTATTTCCAAAATGTAATCAAATGTTGATGCAATGGAAATGTAATCATGACTAATCCACCTCATTCATCAGCCAAAGGCGTCATGAACATGTCCTTCTTAACGATCATTGACAAGAAGACCTCGAATTCCTCTTCCCCAACCCTCTAGTTGTAAACCTTCTTGTATCTGCGGGGCGCTCCCCAGGAAAACCCAAATTAGTAAAATCCTCTAAGTTCCAACTTGATTGGCAAAAGACATGTATATTATGCTGACATGGCATGCTGAATTGTTTAGTTAGTTAGAAGTTCACGTGGGTTCACGTGTTTGTTAAGTCGTAGCTGAGAAGTTAAGTGCTTCTGTCATATAAATATTAGGTACTGTTCATTGTAAAGAAGAtcgaaaaagagagaaaattaataaaagaaattgcaaGCTTCTTCTCAAAGTTTCTTCCTACGTCTTCATTGAACTTTGTtatcatggtatcagagctttgGCTCCTGATCCAATAGCTTCTGCGTGATCTCGATCAGCAGAGCATGTGTTCCTTGGATATTCTCTTGGTTATAAGGGTGTTATTTGTTTTCATCCTGACACTCATAAAGTGGTTATTTCAAGACATGTGATTTATGATGAAACTCAATTTCCAATGAAGAATTATTCAGTATCCTCAACCCAATCTTCTTCTGTCATGACACAATTGTCTCCTTCAGCTATAGCAGTTTCATTGCCTTATAGATATGTTACTACCACAGAGTCTGATCACTCTCCTCTCCCATGTTCAAATGAgaattcatcttcttcagtaTCTACATCTGAGGCTCAGGAGGTCTTAGGTTCTGCTCAGACTATGCAACCTATTTTGGATCCTGCTCAATTACAGGTTTTGCTTCCTCTCCCTGTCACAGATGCCTCTAGttcttcttctcatatttCCATTCCACAGCATGGTCATTCTATGCAAACTCGTCTTAAAAGTGGTATTAGCAAGAAGaaagattttggtgattttcaatgttttttcACTTGTTTATCTACAATTACTGCTCTTGATGAGCCTCATACTTTTCGAGAAGCTAGTACAAAGTCTGAGTGGCAGCAGGCTATGACAGAggaaattcaagcattacaaACTCAAGGTACATGGGATTTAGTTCCTCCACCCTTTGATAAGAATATTGTTGGTTGTCGTTggatttacaaaattaaaagacaTGCTGATGGACGTATTGCTCGATATAAAGCTCGTTTAGTTGCACAAGGTTTTAGTCAAGAACAAGGTATAGATTTTGATGAAACCTTTAGTCCTGTAGTTCGTCATACCACAGTTCGATTGATTTTAAGTTTGGCTGCATCTCATATATGGTGTTTACGCCAATTGGACGTTAAGAACGCCTTTCTTCATGGTGACCTACAGGAGGAAGTGTACATGAAACAGCCTTTGGGATTCATTGATGATCATTATCCAGATTATGTATGTCGGCTACGAAAGTCTCTTTACGGTCTTAAACAGGCACCACGTGCTTGGAATGCCAAGTTCACTGGATATCTTCCAGCTTTGGGCTTTGTTTCTTCACACTCCGATCCTAGTCTCTTTGTGAAGCATGATGGTCCTAATGTGGTTATTCTTTTGCTGTATGTGGATGACATTATCATCACTGGGTCAAGTTCTACCCTAGTGCAATCTGTGATTGACGATTTGGGACAAATGTTTGATATGAAAGATATTGGCCAGCTTACTTATTTCTTGGGCTTGGAGGTTTCTTATCAGTCCAATGGTGATTTGTTTGTCAACCAAGCTAAATATGCTCGTGATTTACTTAAGCGAGCTGGCATGGAAACTTGTAAACCATCAATTACACCTTGTAAACCTCATTGTCATGTTCTGACAACTGATGGTACATTACTTCCTGATCCTACAATGTTTCGCAGCTTGGATGGAGCTCTTCAATACCTCACATTCACACGCCCAGATCTGGCATATGCTGTGAACACCATATGCCAGTTTATGACTGCTCCTACTGATATTCATATGACTTTAGTTAAGCGTATACTGAGATATGTGCAAGGCACTTTATCTTATGGTTTGACATTTACGTCTGGTTCTTCTGTTTTGGTTGGCTATAGTGACGCAGATTGGGCTGGGGATTCCAATACTCGTCGCTCTACTACAGGGTACGTTGTATTTCTTGGACAGAATCCTATCTCTTGGTCCTCTCGTAAGCAATCTTTTGTCTCTCGTAGTTCTACAGAGGCAGAGTATCGAGCTCTTGCCAACTGTGCTGCTGATATCTCTTGGATCAGATATGTTCTTCAAGACTTACATATTGTTGTTCCTGAAGCTCCAGTCTTACATAGTGACAATTTATCAGCATTGGCCTTAAGTAGTAATCCAGTTTTGCACTCTCGCATAAAGCATCACTTTATCAAAGAACGGGTTCAGCGTCATGATTTGGTGGTTCGATATGTCAATACTGAAGACCAAGTTGCCGACATTTTCACAAAGGGCCTGCATAGTCCATTGTTTTTGAAACACTCTCACAATCTTTGTGTTGGTCCTGCCACCACTGCGATTGAGGGGGGATGATTGGCAAAAGACATGTATATTATGCTGACATGGCATGCTGAATTGTTTAGTTAGTTAGAAGTTCACGTGGGTTCACGTGTTTGTTAAGTCGTAGCTGAGAAGCTAAGTGCTTCTGTCATATAAATATTAGATACTGTTCATTGTAAAGAAGAtcgaaaaagagagaaaattaataaaagaaattgcaaGCTTCTTCTCAAAGTTTCTTCCTACGTCTTCATTGAACTTTGTTATCACAACTCTCATTAAAAGCACAAATGTTTGATCTAATCAATTTTCCTCATACATACAATCCAATTGTTCTCCTCCATTATTTCAtaatttgaactcaatccaTTTTCCTGAACACCAACCTCTAATAATGAATCAAtgtaataaaatttcaatctgATTCCATCTGTTTCCATATCAGTAAAGAGCTCAAGAGCCTAATCCCACCTCATCAACTCAAAGTGGCAGTCAAAGAGCTAATCCTGAATACAAACTATTTTATTTCCAAGTGGAAGTCCACGTCATCAAAATAGGGGGTTCCACTTTTGACACGTCAGTATTTAACAGACTGACTAACAGTTTAGCTAACAAAAGAGGCAAATTGTAGGTTTTCCGCGACGTTGAGTATGTACTCGTAAGTGTCCCCAAAATCGGGCATGCACTCATAAATAACCCTACAGGTTGAGGGGTTTACTGTAGtttgtccaaaaataaaaaccttggAGGAAGGGGATATACAATGGTATATACAATATAACCATCACCAGTCCCCCCATTTCCTCTCCAAGACAAAATATGACGACCCTTGGCTCCagccaaaagccaaaagccCCTTCGTCACAACCAAAAATCCGTACTCAAATGTGCTAGGGTCTGCTTCTAATTTATTGCTTTATTAAGCTGAAATTTAGTTAGGAAATGAAATTActttatcaacaaaaaaagttataaaatTTACAATAATACTTGAAACGCTAACTCATTACACCAATTTCCCCTTACAAACACataatcaaaagaaaacaaatagatGGTGGCCTCAGAACAATAGAGTAGATCAAATCCTCTGTATCATATATCCACCAAGAAGCCGAAATCTTTCTTAGCACATGAATAAGCAATCCCTGCTGGCACGTATGCCACATCCTCACAGAACACATTTCTTGCATTAGCTATAGCAGCTCCACAATTCCGGCAGGTCAACGGAGTCAATGGGGTTAAGACCGACAATGGCATGCTCTGAATCCCAAATACTTCTACTTTGCATTCCTCATTTCAATTAGTAACAAAACATAGAAGGAGGGTAGATAAAAGCAAATTTATAAGAGCAAAAGCAAATTTATAAGAGCAAGCATCCTTTGAGCGCTAGGTGACGAACACTGAAGctgatttatttatcaataATTACAAGGCTACAAGCAGTTTCCTACAAGACTAAGGGCATACTGAATAAATAAGGCATGAAACCCTGCCAAAAATCAGATTgaaaattcaacaattattGAATCATAATAATCTATGTACCGCTGATACACAGGATTCAGGGGAAGCCCGTATCCGATACCAATCAGTTCTTCATCCTTGTCTTCTTTCATCCCCTCattaatttcatcaattttttgTACCCTGCATTGATTCAGAAAAGTGCAGGAAACTTAGCAGAAGAAAAGTTAAAACAGATATTGCTAAAGCTCAATTATGCAAATGGTTTCTGTATGAATCATCCCATGGGAAATAAACCATGATTATGACATGCAAGATATGGACATGCTAAcctgaaaatataaatatatttcaattattCTCCACTTGAGAAAGCAATGGTTTGTTTGAGAAGAATGCTTCCAAATTCCCTATTACCAGTTCGCGCAAAGCCGTGAAACATTCTGGTGTAAGGGCAGCTTGATGTGGTGACAGTACGACATTATCCAATGCAAATAGCTCTTTAGGAACATGAGGCTCATTCTCAAACACATCCAAACCAGCACCTCCAATCTCTCCTCGCACCAAACACTGCACCATTTCCTTCTCGTCAATTATAGCCCCACGTCCTACATTCACAATCACCCCCTCTCTTCCCAATGCCAACAAGACTTTCTTGTTAATCATGTGGTGGGTTTGAGCATTCAAACCACAACAAATGACAAGCACATCGCTATTAGCTGCAAGTTCACATACATCAGGAAAGAAATGGTACGAAACAAATGgttttttcttccttgagtTATACAAGATATTGCAACCAAAGGCCTCAAGTCTCTTAGCAACTTCTAAGCCAATGTTCCCCAATCCAACAATCCcaactcgtttgcctcctatCTGAAATTCCCAATCATCACAAAAACCATTTTAAATaaacaacagtaaaaaaaaaagattcataGCTCAACTATCCATACAAAAATTCAATGCTTACCATAATTATAAAGATGTGAAGAACTGTTAAAAGACATTCCTTTTTCACTACTTTCAGTTTCTAATCTCAACCAAGTTGTCTATAAGAAACTCAAGAAGAGTCTAacatttttgactttttattcTTAGACTCTAAACAAGATAGTGACTTCTTGGAATTCTAATATACCCTACTAGATTGGAAACCAATGATTGACAACAGAAGAACCAAATTCAATTTTggctcccaaaaaaaataaaaaataaaagctaaCCAATCAAACTCCACAGTTGATAATCTATTCATCTAAAcactataaaaacaaaaaagcaaagcaTCAACAGTAAACAAATAAACGAAGCTTCACTTTTCACATCAAATCTCACACAGACCAACAAAAGTATGAGACTTTATCATTTCAACTTCAAATAACTAGAATTGATGATGAGACCTTAGAACCCAGAGCAAAATCACACTTGCTAACCCAAAACCCGTCTCTGACAAACCGATCGGAAGCCGAAATATTTCTCATGACATCGAGAAGCAGCCCTACGGCCACGTCAGCAACGTCCTCAGCGAAGATCTTAGAGGCGCTGGCAATGGCCACGCCGCGCGCTCGACACTCGGCCAAGTCGACATGGTCGAGGCCTGCGCTGATGGTGACGAGGAGCTTCAAGGAGGGCAGCAAATGGAGGATCTGGGCAGTGATGGGCGGTCCAATGGCGGAGGACAGAAGGACCTGCACTGAGCCTGCGTGCGTTTCCAAGAACTGGTCTTGAGGGAGAGGAGAGGCCCAGGCTTTGAGGAAGTGGAACTTGTGGGAGTTGTTGGCCTCCACGAGAGCGAAGCAGGGGTTTGGGAGAAGTTGCAGAACTTTTGGGAGGTCTTGGCCATGGAGATGGGTGTGGTTATTGTGTGCCATTGGATTTGCTTCTTGAGATTTGAGACTTGAGAGAttgagaaatatttttttctttctgaactGGGAATTGGAAAAGGAGCTCAAGCTTTCCTTTTTAAGTAAATACTAGCAGAAAAGCCCGCTCGATGCTGCGGGTTTTGAAATTGCGTAGACAAAGTAagattgtttatatatacaatgagATTTAACTTACAGCATTATGTTTAACTAAGGGAGTATAAGTTGCAAAAAAGTAAGTAATAACATATTTTACAGGCTACTTGTTACGTTAAAATAGtagacttgtttgtatatacattGAGATGTTAATAGTGGGAAGTAGCCAtcaaaatagcaaaatttgGATAGTTTTGAGCAGCATGCTGTTTAATTGGGCgagttttgttttgcaatttcttcatgatttttcttctctttgatgGAGGTCTTGACCCTGTTATAAAAAAGTGGAAAAATAGTAAATGTTAATATTGATGAATGGGGAAAATTGAGTTAGGACAATAATcataaacatttaattatgtataaacaggaataatataatttaacaatttaataagAAAGTTATAAATAGTTTTCCAATCTAGGAAATACAaagttacaaaattaagagaacTAATGAGCAAGCTGTAGATGGTTTTCCAATTGAAGTAACACAAagtaaacatattttaaattctgtGTTTATCTAAAGGAAAAGTTGAAGATAGGTAAACTAATCATGGTTGGatatattgaagaaaaattgaaaaaaaggatGTAAATATAATGTTTAGGCTTTTAATTCTCTTATGTATTAGGAACATATGACTCTTTTGCTCTTATTTAGagtaaaaattatttaagggctTGACATTTCTGTTGAAAAACGGGCAGAACCTCCCCTGAAAAACggacattttccaaaaaaattcacctgtaaatatgattaaaatataatataacaattcTAGatatctattattttatcagaCAACCAATTTCGGTTCATAATGATTaaacagtatatatatatatatattaatataaagtCTTGTTAAATCCATATGTACAATTGAGACATTGaactcaaaatttataatCAACCAAATTCACCAGATTAGTGATTTAGATAAAATATTCAATGAGAACATCAAagggaaaatatttaaaagaggAGAAAATTTTTAGCAATAAGCATATCCAACTTGTAtcaatcaacaaaataaagattattTGTAAATATATGCAAGCATAATCGATGAAAAGCAAATATAAAAtcttacaaaataattaaaatcaattgacTAACATGACTAATAATGCTCAATTTAAAAAGACAATGAATTAGAGGAGTTTTATACCTCGAAAATGACAGCAGAATGCAAATGTCTAGTCCCTTGCCTTTTGGTGTATTCAAGCTgtgaaataaacaaataattgaattatatttggATCGAATCACA
Above is a window of Prunus persica cultivar Lovell chromosome G2, Prunus_persica_NCBIv2, whole genome shotgun sequence DNA encoding:
- the LOC18786725 gene encoding glyoxylate/hydroxypyruvate reductase HPR3; this encodes MAHNNHTHLHGQDLPKVLQLLPNPCFALVEANNSHKFHFLKAWASPLPQDQFLETHAGSVQVLLSSAIGPPITAQILHLLPSLKLLVTISAGLDHVDLAECRARGVAIASASKIFAEDVADVAVGLLLDVMRNISASDRFVRDGFWVSKCDFALGSKIGGKRVGIVGLGNIGLEVAKRLEAFGCNILYNSRKKKPFVSYHFFPDVCELAANSDVLVICCGLNAQTHHMINKKVLLALGREGVIVNVGRGAIIDEKEMVQCLVRGEIGGAGLDVFENEPHVPKELFALDNVVLSPHQAALTPECFTALRELVIGNLEAFFSNKPLLSQVENN